Proteins encoded by one window of Sulfurospirillum barnesii SES-3:
- the phnX gene encoding phosphonoacetaldehyde hydrolase — MQKGLQGVICDWAGTMVDFGSLSPVAAFKEAFKLYNFEVSFEEIRSFMGMLKFDHTKAILELTKERFFNQFGRYPDEHDAKTIYKHFEPALLHSLEHYSKPIRGAVDFAQILKQRNIKLGSTTGYTAAMLEVVMHEASKGGYTTDCYVTPSVYLPGRPHPFMVYKNAIELEIYPLSSILKIGDTISDIHEGLNAGCWSVGVAMSGNELGLSYEEMQTLPKEFLEEKRLNAYKRLYDAGAHYVLDGIWEALPLLEIINEKIMQGEKPCRVGFVQASHQK, encoded by the coding sequence ATGCAAAAAGGTCTTCAAGGGGTTATTTGTGATTGGGCGGGAACCATGGTTGATTTTGGTTCTCTCTCTCCTGTGGCGGCATTTAAGGAGGCGTTTAAGCTTTATAATTTTGAGGTGAGTTTTGAGGAGATCCGTAGCTTTATGGGAATGCTCAAATTTGACCACACGAAAGCGATTTTAGAATTAACGAAAGAGCGTTTTTTTAATCAGTTTGGGCGATACCCAGATGAGCATGATGCTAAGACTATTTATAAACATTTTGAACCTGCGTTACTTCACTCTTTGGAACACTACTCTAAGCCCATACGAGGGGCTGTTGATTTTGCTCAAATACTCAAACAACGTAATATTAAATTAGGCTCAACCACAGGCTATACAGCTGCTATGCTAGAGGTTGTGATGCATGAGGCGTCTAAGGGAGGGTATACAACAGATTGTTATGTTACCCCATCGGTGTATCTTCCTGGTCGTCCTCATCCCTTTATGGTTTATAAAAATGCTATTGAACTTGAGATATATCCGCTTAGCTCTATTCTAAAAATTGGTGATACCATCAGTGACATTCATGAGGGTTTAAATGCGGGTTGTTGGAGTGTGGGTGTGGCAATGAGTGGCAACGAGCTTGGTCTTTCATACGAAGAAATGCAAACATTGCCTAAAGAATTTTTAGAAGAGAAACGCTTAAATGCGTATAAACGCTTATACGATGCTGGAGCGCATTATGTACTTGATGGTATTTGGGAGGCTTTACCTCTTTTGGAAATTATCAATGAAAAAATTATGCAAGGAGAGAAACCATGCCGCGTCGGTTTTGTACAAGCTTCACATCAGAAATGA
- the phnW gene encoding 2-aminoethylphosphonate--pyruvate transaminase encodes MPRRFCTSFTSEMIPENPYLLLTPGPLSTTKGVRASMLQDWCTWDHEYNQIVQEIRSELVTLASKTNQYTSVLMQGSGTFSMEAALGTMMPRDESLLLVLSNGAYGERMVRIAEYMGIDVIKQTELEMQTFCLEDLEQILQVNPAIRAVSVAHCETTTGILNPIEAIGRIVKQYNKLFIVDAMSSFGGIPIDMDALEIDVLISSANKCIQGVPGFGFIIFKKELIKQCQGNARSLSLDAYDQWEVMEKNEGKWRFTSPTHVVRAFGEALYELQLEGGIAMRHARYVENQQCLVKGMEALGFTCVVKQSLQSPIITSFYSPLSNAYDFQTFYDRLKESGFVIYPGKVSCIDSFRIGTIGDVYPKDITNLLEAIKEAMFW; translated from the coding sequence ATGCCGCGTCGGTTTTGTACAAGCTTCACATCAGAAATGATTCCTGAAAATCCTTATCTTTTATTGACACCAGGTCCTTTAAGTACGACCAAAGGGGTGCGAGCATCTATGCTTCAAGATTGGTGTACGTGGGATCATGAGTACAACCAAATCGTTCAAGAAATTCGCTCAGAATTGGTCACTTTAGCCTCAAAGACCAATCAATATACGAGCGTTTTGATGCAAGGAAGTGGTACCTTTAGCATGGAAGCTGCCCTTGGAACTATGATGCCTCGAGATGAAAGTCTGTTATTGGTTTTAAGCAATGGGGCTTATGGGGAGCGTATGGTACGTATTGCGGAGTATATGGGTATTGATGTTATCAAACAAACGGAATTAGAGATGCAGACCTTTTGCCTTGAAGATTTGGAGCAAATCTTACAGGTGAACCCTGCTATTCGTGCCGTATCCGTGGCCCATTGTGAGACGACCACAGGTATTTTAAATCCCATTGAGGCGATTGGGCGTATTGTAAAACAGTACAATAAACTTTTTATTGTTGATGCGATGAGTAGCTTTGGTGGCATTCCCATTGACATGGATGCTTTAGAAATTGATGTGTTAATTTCAAGTGCTAATAAATGCATTCAAGGTGTGCCAGGTTTTGGGTTTATAATCTTTAAAAAAGAGCTCATTAAACAGTGTCAAGGCAATGCAAGATCTTTAAGCCTCGATGCATATGATCAATGGGAGGTGATGGAAAAAAACGAAGGCAAATGGCGTTTTACATCTCCTACGCATGTTGTAAGAGCTTTTGGTGAGGCCTTGTATGAACTTCAATTAGAAGGAGGCATTGCCATGCGTCATGCACGCTATGTGGAAAATCAGCAATGCTTAGTCAAAGGAATGGAAGCCTTAGGCTTTACATGCGTGGTTAAGCAATCGCTTCAAAGTCCTATTATTACAAGTTTTTATTCTCCTTTATCCAACGCTTATGATTTTCAAACATTTTACGACAGGCTCAAAGAGAGTGGTTTTGTCATTTATCCTGGCAAGGTGTCTTGTATTGATAGTTTTCGTATTGGGACCATTGGGGATGTTTACCCCAAAGATATTACCAACTTATTAGAAGCAATCAAAGAGGCAATGTTTTGGTGA
- a CDS encoding putative 2-aminoethylphosphonate ABC transporter substrate-binding protein: MFQKGLCVVASMLLAGSALIAKESLTVYTALESDQVKPYLESFQKAQPDIDVKIVRDSTGVITAKLLAEKANPQADVVWGTAATSLVLLEQNDMLHPYAPTSLEKIDAKYRDSKNPPMWVGNDIWGSAICFNEVEAKKQNLPLPTSWEDLTKPIYKGKIVMPNPASSGTGFLDVTAWLKIFGEKKGWEYMDKLHENIGQYTHSGSKPCKMAAAGEFLIGISFEYRAAKSKKEGAPIAIVYPKEGLGWDLEATAIVKGSKNLETAKKFVNWATGEEASKLYAQNFAVVAYKGLSQNIEHIPANYESMLVENDFAWSAKNREAILKEWSKRYESKSEPKK; this comes from the coding sequence ATGTTTCAAAAAGGATTGTGTGTGGTGGCAAGTATGCTACTTGCTGGAAGTGCGTTAATAGCAAAAGAGAGTTTAACAGTTTATACAGCATTGGAATCTGATCAGGTCAAACCTTATTTGGAGTCTTTTCAAAAAGCACAACCTGACATTGATGTCAAAATTGTACGGGATTCTACAGGGGTTATTACGGCAAAACTTTTAGCTGAAAAAGCCAATCCACAAGCCGATGTGGTTTGGGGAACAGCCGCTACGAGCTTGGTTCTTTTAGAGCAAAACGATATGCTCCATCCTTACGCACCTACTTCTTTGGAAAAAATTGACGCCAAATACCGTGATAGTAAAAACCCTCCTATGTGGGTTGGCAATGATATTTGGGGCAGTGCTATTTGTTTTAACGAAGTAGAAGCTAAAAAACAAAACCTCCCGTTGCCTACCAGTTGGGAAGACCTTACAAAGCCTATTTACAAGGGTAAAATCGTTATGCCAAATCCTGCTAGCTCAGGTACAGGGTTTTTAGATGTCACTGCGTGGTTGAAAATTTTTGGTGAGAAAAAAGGGTGGGAATACATGGACAAGCTCCATGAAAACATTGGTCAGTACACCCATTCTGGCTCAAAGCCGTGCAAAATGGCAGCCGCTGGCGAATTTCTTATCGGGATCAGTTTTGAGTACCGTGCGGCAAAGTCTAAAAAAGAGGGTGCACCCATTGCCATTGTCTATCCTAAAGAGGGACTTGGATGGGATTTGGAAGCGACGGCGATTGTGAAGGGAAGTAAAAATTTAGAAACCGCTAAAAAGTTTGTTAACTGGGCAACGGGTGAAGAAGCAAGTAAATTGTATGCGCAAAATTTTGCGGTGGTTGCGTACAAAGGACTTTCACAAAACATTGAGCACATCCCAGCGAACTATGAGTCCATGCTGGTTGAAAATGATTTTGCATGGTCGGCTAAAAACAGAGAAGCTATTTTAAAAGAGTGGTCAAAGCGCTACGAGTCAAAGTCTGAACCAAAAAAATAA